A window from Theobroma cacao cultivar B97-61/B2 chromosome 3, Criollo_cocoa_genome_V2, whole genome shotgun sequence encodes these proteins:
- the LOC18605769 gene encoding calcineurin B-like protein 4, with translation MGCVSSKRRKQEPGYEEPTVLAAETPFTVSEVEALHELFKKLSNAIIADGLIHREEFQLALFRNRNRRNLFADRIFDLFDVKRNGVIEFGEFVRSLGVFHPNAPVADKIAFAFRLYDLRQTGFIEREELKEMVLALLHESDLALSEDVVETIVDKTFGEADTQGDGKIDPEEWKEFVSKHPSLIKNMTLPYLKDITLAFPSFVVRSEVDESDV, from the exons ATGGGCTGTGTAAGCtcaaagagaagaaaacaagaaCCTGGCTACGAAGAGCCAACTGTTCTTGCTGCTGAAACTCCTT TTACGGTTAGTGAAGTAGAGGCCTTGCATgagctttttaagaaattaagtAATGCAATAATTGCTGACGGGCTTATTCACAGG GAAGAATTTCAGCTTGCCCTCTTCAGGAACAGAAATAGGAGGAATCTTTTTGCAGACAGG atttttgatttatttgatgtCAAACGTAATGGGGTCATTGAGTTTGGAGAGTTTGTTCGATCATTGGGTGTCTTTCACCCCAATGCGCCTGTGGCTGACAAAATTGCAT TTGCTTTCAGGCTTTATGACCTAAGACAAACCGGCTTTATTGAGCGTGAGGAG TTGAAGGAGATGGTGTTGGCACTTTTGCATGAATCGGATCTGGCTCTTTCAGAGGATGTTGTTGAAACAATTGTGGATAAG ACATTTGGTGAAGCAGACACACAAGGCGATGGAAAAATTGATCCAGAAGAATGGAAGGAATTTGTATCAAAGCATCCATCTCTAATAAAGAACATGACGCTCCCATATTTAAA GGATATAACCCTAGCATTCCCCAGCTTTGTGGTCAGGTCTGAGGTTGACGAGTCAGACGTTTAG